From Skermanella sp. TT6, a single genomic window includes:
- the gloA gene encoding lactoylglutathione lyase, with product MAKFRMLHTMLRVYDLDKSIDFYTRLLGMKLLRRNDYEGGRFTLAFVGYGEESDHTVLELTHNWDQKEPYDLGSAYGHIAIGVPDIYATCKELEAEGVKIPRPPGPMKHGTTVIAFIEDPDGYKVELIERS from the coding sequence ATGGCCAAGTTCCGCATGCTGCACACGATGCTCCGGGTCTACGACCTGGACAAGTCGATCGATTTCTACACCCGCCTGCTCGGCATGAAGCTGCTGCGCCGCAACGACTACGAGGGCGGCCGGTTCACCCTGGCTTTCGTCGGCTACGGCGAGGAGTCCGACCATACGGTCCTGGAACTCACCCACAACTGGGACCAGAAGGAACCCTATGATCTCGGCAGCGCCTACGGCCATATCGCGATCGGGGTGCCGGACATCTATGCCACCTGCAAGGAGCTGGAGGCGGAAGGGGTGAAGATCCCGCGCCCGCCCGGCCCGATGAAGCACGGCACGACGGTCATCGCCTTTATCGAGGACCCGGACGGCTACAAGGTCGAGCTGATCGAGCGGAGCTGA
- the lpxB gene encoding lipid-A-disaccharide synthase: MAALKRRAGGPVRFAGIGGERMIAEGLDTLFPLHELSLMGIAELVPKLPNLIRRLAQTAAEIRRLRPDVVVTIDAPDFCFRIAKRLKGQGIPFVHYVAPSVWAWRPGRARKVARVLDHLLALLPFEPPYFEREGLPCTFVGHPIVEGGAASGDGARFRAAHGIATADRLLTVLPGSRRSEISRLLPDFRETIRLLAPRYPGLVIAVPTVPHVRDSVASEISSWPVRTILVEGDQGKYDAFAASEAALAASGTVALELALARLPAVIAYRMHPVTIGLYRRFIRVKYANLVNIMLDRMLVPELLQENCTPEKLDAAVTKLLDDPEARREQREGVAEVARWLGLGGPPPSERAADVVLAVVKGRKGAV, translated from the coding sequence ATGGCCGCCCTGAAGCGCCGTGCCGGAGGTCCCGTCCGGTTCGCCGGCATCGGCGGGGAGCGCATGATCGCCGAAGGGCTCGACACGCTGTTCCCCCTCCATGAACTGTCGCTGATGGGCATCGCGGAACTGGTGCCGAAGCTGCCCAACCTGATCCGGCGGCTGGCCCAGACCGCGGCGGAGATCCGCCGCCTCCGGCCGGACGTGGTCGTCACGATCGATGCGCCCGACTTCTGCTTTCGCATCGCGAAGCGGCTCAAGGGGCAGGGGATCCCGTTCGTGCATTACGTGGCTCCGAGCGTATGGGCGTGGCGGCCCGGGCGGGCGCGGAAAGTCGCCCGGGTGCTGGACCATCTGCTGGCGCTGCTTCCTTTCGAGCCGCCCTATTTCGAGCGGGAGGGCCTGCCCTGCACCTTCGTGGGGCATCCCATCGTCGAGGGAGGGGCCGCGTCGGGCGACGGCGCCCGGTTCCGCGCCGCCCACGGCATCGCGACGGCGGACCGGCTGCTGACGGTGCTGCCGGGCAGCCGGCGGAGCGAGATCAGCCGACTCCTGCCGGATTTCCGGGAGACGATCAGGCTCCTGGCGCCGCGCTATCCGGGTCTGGTGATTGCCGTCCCGACTGTTCCGCATGTGCGCGACAGCGTCGCCTCGGAGATATCCTCCTGGCCGGTACGGACGATCCTCGTCGAGGGGGACCAGGGCAAATACGATGCCTTCGCGGCATCGGAGGCGGCCTTGGCGGCTTCAGGCACGGTGGCGCTGGAACTGGCGCTGGCTCGCCTGCCGGCGGTGATCGCCTACCGCATGCATCCCGTCACGATCGGCCTGTACCGCCGCTTCATCCGCGTCAAGTACGCGAACCTCGTCAACATCATGCTGGATCGCATGCTGGTCCCGGAACTGCTGCAGGAGAACTGCACCCCGGAGAAGCTCGATGCCGCCGTCACGAAGCTGCTGGACGATCCGGAGGCTCGTCGGGAACAGCGGGAGGGGGTCGCCGAGGTGGCGCGGTGGCTGGGGCTTGGCGGGCCGCCGCCGAGCGAACGGGCCGCCGACGTGGTTCTCGCGGTCGTGAAGGGGCGGAAGGGGGCGGTATAA
- a CDS encoding LpxI family protein, translated as MPPKLGIIAGGGDLPLRLVEACRSAGREVFVLGLEGHADPEGGKLPVDRWSRLGAAGAMLDALREAGVRDIVLAGRVRRPSLAELKPDWRAARLFARIGARALGDDGLLRAVTSELEGEGFRVVATQDVFRDLLTPAGNLGAFAPDAQAEVDIARGVEVIRALGHLDVGQAVIVQQGIVLGVEAIEGTDALIDRCGSLRREGPGGVLVKMSKPGQDTRFDLPTVGAVTVERCAAAGLRGIAVEAGKSIMLDRETMAGAADARGLFIVGLEVPQ; from the coding sequence ATGCCTCCTAAGCTCGGCATCATCGCCGGGGGCGGCGACCTGCCGCTCCGGCTGGTCGAGGCCTGCCGTTCCGCCGGGCGCGAGGTCTTCGTGCTGGGGTTGGAGGGGCATGCCGACCCTGAGGGCGGAAAGCTGCCGGTCGACCGCTGGTCGCGGCTCGGCGCCGCGGGTGCCATGCTCGACGCCCTGCGCGAGGCGGGCGTCCGCGACATCGTCCTTGCCGGCCGGGTGCGCCGGCCCAGCCTGGCCGAGCTTAAGCCGGACTGGCGCGCGGCCCGCCTGTTCGCCCGCATCGGCGCCCGCGCCCTGGGCGACGACGGCCTCCTGCGGGCCGTGACCAGCGAATTGGAAGGCGAGGGTTTCCGGGTCGTGGCGACGCAGGACGTCTTCCGCGACCTGCTGACGCCAGCCGGGAACCTGGGGGCGTTCGCTCCGGACGCGCAGGCGGAGGTCGATATCGCCCGCGGGGTCGAAGTCATCCGCGCGCTGGGCCACCTGGATGTCGGGCAGGCGGTGATCGTGCAGCAGGGGATCGTCCTGGGTGTCGAGGCGATCGAGGGCACGGACGCCCTGATCGACCGCTGCGGGAGCCTGCGCCGCGAAGGACCCGGCGGGGTGCTCGTCAAGATGAGCAAGCCCGGGCAGGATACCCGCTTCGACCTTCCCACCGTCGGGGCCGTCACCGTCGAGCGCTGTGCCGCCGCGGGATTGCGCGGGATCGCCGTCGAAGCCGGAAAGAGCATCATGCTGGATCGCGAAACCATGGCCGGAGCGGCCGACGCCCGGGGCCTGTTCATCGTCGGCCTGGAAGTGCCGCAGTGA
- the lpxA gene encoding acyl-ACP--UDP-N-acetylglucosamine O-acyltransferase gives MTQSIHPSAIVDPAARIGSSVVIGPFCVVGADVVLEDGVRLHSHVVVEGRTRVGPGTQIFPFASIGHAPQDLKFHGEPSELIIGANNRIREHVTMNPGTEGGGMVTRVGDNCLFMMASHVAHDCIIGNNVILANNATLGGHVTVGDHAILGGLSAVHQFVRIGAHAMIGGMSGVEQDVIPFGLVMGERARLNGLNLVGLQRRGFGKDDIRALRAAYKLLFATEKTLAERVEQVGAEFGEQPAVGDILSFIRAEASRPICQPRAENAS, from the coding sequence ATGACCCAGAGCATCCATCCATCGGCGATTGTCGATCCGGCGGCCCGTATCGGTTCGTCCGTGGTGATCGGCCCCTTCTGCGTGGTCGGTGCCGACGTCGTGCTGGAGGATGGTGTCCGCCTGCATTCCCATGTGGTCGTCGAAGGTCGGACGAGGGTCGGCCCCGGCACCCAGATCTTCCCTTTCGCTTCGATCGGGCACGCTCCCCAGGACCTGAAGTTCCACGGCGAACCGTCGGAACTGATCATCGGCGCGAACAACCGCATCCGCGAGCATGTCACCATGAATCCCGGTACCGAAGGCGGCGGGATGGTGACCCGGGTCGGAGACAACTGCCTGTTCATGATGGCGTCCCATGTCGCCCATGACTGCATCATCGGCAACAACGTGATCCTGGCGAACAACGCCACCCTGGGCGGTCACGTCACGGTCGGCGACCACGCGATCCTGGGAGGCCTGTCGGCGGTCCACCAGTTCGTCCGGATCGGCGCCCATGCCATGATCGGCGGCATGTCCGGCGTCGAGCAGGACGTCATTCCGTTCGGGCTCGTGATGGGCGAGCGCGCGCGGCTGAACGGTCTCAACCTTGTCGGCCTGCAGCGCCGCGGCTTCGGCAAGGACGATATCCGCGCGCTGAGGGCCGCCTACAAGCTGCTGTTCGCCACCGAGAAGACGCTGGCCGAGCGGGTCGAGCAGGTCGGCGCCGAGTTCGGCGAACAGCCCGCCGTCGGGGATATCCTGTCCTTCATCCGCGCCGAGGCCTCGCGCCCGATCTGCCAGCCCCGCGCGGAGAATGCCTCCTAA
- the fabZ gene encoding 3-hydroxyacyl-ACP dehydratase FabZ, with translation MEVTSANQATDHPDSEEQSGIDIDVLRVMEMIPHRYPMLMIDRVTNVVANVSAVGVKNVTINEHFFQGHFPQRPVMPGVLIVEAMAQTAGVLVVHTLGADAEGKLVYFMSIDDARFRKPVTPGDTVYIHVTKLQHRRNVWKFKGEAKVNGVLCSEATFAAMILDE, from the coding sequence ATGGAAGTAACCTCCGCCAATCAGGCGACCGACCACCCGGACAGCGAAGAGCAGAGCGGCATCGACATCGACGTCCTGCGGGTCATGGAGATGATTCCGCACCGCTATCCCATGCTGATGATCGACCGCGTCACCAACGTCGTGGCAAATGTCAGCGCCGTGGGGGTCAAGAACGTCACGATCAACGAGCATTTCTTCCAGGGCCATTTCCCGCAGCGGCCGGTGATGCCGGGCGTCCTGATCGTCGAGGCGATGGCGCAGACCGCCGGGGTGCTGGTGGTGCATACGCTCGGAGCGGACGCCGAGGGCAAGCTCGTCTATTTCATGTCGATCGACGACGCGCGCTTCCGCAAGCCGGTCACCCCGGGCGACACCGTCTACATCCATGTGACCAAGCTGCAGCACCGCCGCAACGTCTGGAAGTTCAAGGGCGAGGCCAAGGTGAACGGCGTCCTCTGTTCGGAGGCGACCTTCGCCGCGATGATCCTGGATGAGTGA